The sequence GTCTTCTGTATAATCCCCATCCGTATAATCATCTTCTACTGTTGCTAAGTCGCCTTCGATTCCGTCTGGTAAATGATCATCGTCATCTTCCTCTTCATCAAGTAAAACGTCCGCAAGAGAGATTTCTTCTTCACCAAGTTCTTCTACAATTTCTTCATCATCGTAGTCCACGTCATCATCCAAGATTTCTTCATCTTCATCGTCATCATCGTCTGATTTACGTTTTTTCTTCGGTGTTGTTTGCGTTTGAACTTCTTCATCAATTGCATCCATTGGATACCATGCGCGAAGTCCCCACGTGTTGTTTCCTAGTGAAATAAAGTTTCCATCAATATTCATATCTGTATAAAATTGAACAAGACGCTCCCTTATTTCTGCATCTTTCAAACCTAGGAACGCTTGAATCTCTTTCACTAATTCAGGGAAAAGAATGGTTTCTTTCCGCTGTTCCAAAATAAAATGTGCAACATCAATTAAAGATAGTTCACTACGTTCTTCTTGCGTTAAGTTCTTTAAATCCAAAACTGGCACGCCCTTTCTATCGTAATTCCAATTTATTTAGCTGTTATTTTTTCGTTCAGCCCAACTTCACTATTTTACATGTTATTTCTGGCAAGTACAACCTAAATTTTCTTAATTACATCAATTCTTCTTGACTATTTGATATCCGATGTAAAAGAAAAGGATGGCCATTAAAAGAATTGGGATTGATCCAAGTTGAAAGTCGTAGAGAATATAGATTGCGACGCACAGAAACACGAAAAGCAGCGCCAAAATTATTAATCGCTTCATCATATGCTCTCCCCGTTTTTTCAATTACCTATGTTTCTATTAACTTTAGTACATTTTGGTTATGACGTCAACGAGTAACCTATAATTTTAGGATATCACATTTTTTCTGGTGCTGATACACCTAGAAGTGTCAAACCATTTCTAAGGGTAATTTGTGCTGTTTTAATAAGTGCCAGTCTTGCTTTTGTTACTTCTAAATTATCCATATCAAGTACTTTATTGCTATTGTAGAAACGGTGGAATGCAGACGCTAAATCATTTAAGTAGCGAACGATACGATGTGGCGCTCTTTTTGTAGCAGCTTCCGCAACAACATCCGCGAACTCACCTAACACTTTTAATAAATCATATTCTGCTTCGGTTTGTAATAAACGCATATCAGCATCTTTTGTTACTTCTAGCCCTTGTTCTTTACCAGAACGTAAAATGCTAGAAATTCTAGCGTGCGCATATTGTACATAATAAACTGGATTATCATTAGATGTTGATTTAGCTAAGCTCATATCAAAGTTCATATGTGTATCTGAACTACGCATTGCAAAGAAATATCTTGTCGCATCAAGACCAACTTCTTCAATTAAATCGCGCATCGTAACCGATTTGCCAGTACGTTTACTCATTTTAACTTGAACACCATCTTCGAACAAATGAACAAGTTGAATTATTTCTACTTCTAGTTGATTTGGCGAATAACCAAGTGCTTCAATCGCCGCACGCATCCGAGGAATGTAACCGTGGTGATCAGCTCCCCAAATATCAATTAACACATCAAAGCCACGCTCTAATTTGTTTAGATGATACGCGATATCTGGTAAGAAATACGTATAACTACCATCTGATTTGATTAAAACACGGTCTTTGTCATCTTCAAAATCAGTCGTTCTTAACCATGTCGCTCCATCTTGCTCATAAATATAACCATTTTCGCGTAACCGTTCTAACGCTGGTAATACTTTATTTTCTTCGTATAATGAAGTTTCTGAGAACCATTCATCAAAGGAGACGCGGAATTCTTCTAGATCTGCACGTAATTTTCCTGTTTCAAACGCTAATGCATCCACCCGAAAAACGGAACGGCGCTCTTCTTCGCTTGTGTGTACATATTTGTCGCCATACTTAGCAGCTAAATCTTTCCCAAGCGAAATAATATCTGCACCACGGTAACCATCCTCTGGGAACTCTGAATCTAAACCTAGCGCTTCAAAATAACGAGCTTCCGCAGAAAGAACTAAATTATTAATTTGATTTCCCGCATCATTAATGTAATATTCTCTCGAAACATCAAATCCAGCCATTTTCATAATATTTGCAAGTGAATCACCAATTGCAGCGCCACGAGCATGACCTAAATGCAAGTCACCAGTTGGATTCGCGGAAACAAATTCAATTTGAAATTTTTCTCCTTTACCAAAATCAGACTCTCCATATTGTTTATCTTCCGTTAAAATCACAGGAACTAAATCGGTTAAATAAGCATTATCTAAATAAAAGTTAATAAAACCTGGTCCAGCAATTTCTACTTCTTTAATTAATTTGTTGTCTTTTTTTAGTTCTGGTACAATACTTTCGGCAATTTGGCGAGGGGCTTTCTTAGCTACTCTAGCAAGTTGCATCGCTATATTAGTCGAATAATCTCCATGCTTTTTATCTTTTGGTACTTCGAGTAAAATTTCTGGTACTTCTGCTTCTTCTAAACCAACCGCTTGAACAACTGCTTGTTTGATATGTGCAATTAGTTTAATTTGGTTCTCTTGCATGACATTCATTCTGCGTCCTCCTCTATTTTCATTAAAACAGTATATGAGCCAATGTATTCGCCGTGACTAAGCAAATCATATTGAAATGCCACTTCACTAAGCACATCTGGCTTATTTTCATATAGTTCTTCCATTGATACTAGTTCTGATTCTAATTGTAATTTCCCTGCTCCGGAATCAACAGACGCAGTACTTCTCCTATTATCTCGGAAAAAGTGCATTCTCATATTTACGGCACCACTTCTCATTAAAAGTAGTTCGTTGTCAGCAATTTTTAGAACCGTACGAATTGTTCCAGCTAATTGTTTTTCCTCATAATGCAGATAACGATTGCCTTTATCGCGGTAAAAAACACCCGAAACAGACATATCGGATTTCTCTTCTGCATCCATCTGACGGATGACATTGGTGATATGAATAGTTACTTTTTTTCGTTCCATTTGGTTGGCAGTCATATCGCTTATTTACCCCTTTCCGGTCAGAAGAATAGACGCATTATATTATAGTGAAAAATAGCATGAAAAGCAACAGGTTAAACTGATGTCAGACCAAATATTGTCAAAATCACATTTAGCACAAATGGAATAACGGTATTAAAAATTGGCTGAATCGTAAATTCTGAAATAGGCGTTAAAGCAACCACTAGGAAAATAAGCATCGCATAGCGTTCAAGTGGTTCCAGCTTGGCCCTGGCTGACATGGGCAGAAACTCAACTAGTATTTGATAACCATCCAGTGGCGGAAGTGGGATCAAGTTAAATACAAATAACACTAGATTTAATTGTACAAAAATCATTAAAAAAGTTTCCGCAACAGAACCATATGTAAAGAAGGAATAATTTAAAAATAAAGCATAGAAGCCAACACCAATCATCGCGAGTAGCAAATTGCTTACCGGCCCCGCAAGCGAAACAAGTATACTTCCAAGTCGACGTTTCTTTAATTTAAAACGATTCACAGGGGTCGGTTTCGCCCAACCAAAGCCAGCAATTAATATCATTAGTAAACCAAATAAATCAATATGTACCACGGGGTTTAGAGAGAGTCTCCCTTGATTCTTGGCTGTATCATCCCCAAAAGCGAGCGCAACCAAGGCATGTGCCCATTCATGGATTGTAAAAGCAATTAATAATGTAACTAAAACATACGGTATCATTTCAAGTGGGTAAGCTAGAAAACTAGGCATAAGTGCCTCCTTTATCTTTTAATGAGTAATTTTTATATGCTATAATGAAAAAAACGTTATCGAGGTGAGAAAATGCCATTTGTTACCATTCAATTTTTAGAAGGTCGTTCAGACGATCAAAAGAAAGCTTTAGTTAGCGAAGTAACAGAAGTAGTTTCCAAAAATCTAAAAGCACCAAAAGAAAATATTCATGTAATCCTAGAAGAAATGAAAAAAACGGATTACGGTGTTGGCGGCATAAGAAAATCTGATATTTAAGTGTGTAAGAAGCAAGGCAATTCGCCTTGCTTTTTTATTTTTCCTTCAACGAATGTGCGTGAATAAGCGCAATCATTCTTTCTGTAATCGCTTGGTCTACATCCCCACTCTCGATAAAATCGAGCGGATAGTATAATTTAATATCCGTCCGACGTTCTCGCCCAATTGCTTCAACAACTGGAGACTCGGTCGACAACTCCCGCAATTCACCATTTCCCATCAATAACTTAATAGGGTCTTTGCCGCTACCAACTCCAGGAAGATAGTAATCATAAGGCAAATCGCTGGAAGAATCAATCACTAAATAATACGACGGATCAATATCTGCTTTTTCAAGAAGTCCTTTTAGTTCTGTATAAAGTTCGGCATCTTCTTTTGGATCATAGTTAATATATCGAAGCAATCTCCTATTCAAAAAACGACTACATAAATCGCTCAAAATCGGATCTTCTTCCTCTTGCCAAATGGAAAAATAGTACATCAATACAATATCATCAAGTACGACATACTCTTTTAAACTCACTTCATTTACAAAGAACGGTAAAACTTGTATGGGGGTCACTTGAAATTCATAACCTGCGCAATATAACTTTTTAGCGCGTTCAAGGATTTTCCATAATAAAACTTCACCGCTACGACTAACCGGATGAAAGTATACTTGTTGATACATTTGATAGCGACTCATAATATAGTCTTCTACCGCATGCATGCCAGAATATTTCACAATAACTCCATTACCATCTGGACTTGGGCGTAGAACTCGTAAAATCCGTTCTATATCAAACTTCCCGTAACTCACTCCGGTATAATAAGCATCTCGAAGCAAATAGTCCATTCGGTCAGCATCAATCTGACTCGAAATCAACTTCACCAAAGTTTGATTCGGATAATTTTTCTTAATAATAGCAGCGACTTTAAGCGGAAATTCTTCTCCTATTCGCATCAATACGTCACTAACTTCCGTATCTCCAATTATTATCTCCTGCGTATATGCTTCATGGTCCGTACCAAAGACTTTTTCAAAAGCATGCGAAAATGGCCCGTGCCCTAAATCGTGTAAAAGTGCAGCACACAATGCCACCATACGTTCTTCCGGATCCAGCTGTGGCTCATTCGCAAATGTCACATCGATTATTTGGCGTACGATTTCGTAAACACCTAAGGAATGATTAAAACGGCTATGTTCTGCCCCATGAAAAGTTAGCGAAGTCGTTCCCAATTGGTGGATACGCCGCAAACGCTGAAATTCTTTTGTAGCAATCAAATCCCAAATTATTTTGTCAGAAACATGCACGTATCCGTGCACTGGGTCTTTAAACACTTTTTCTTCTAGTAATTTTTCTGTTAAATAACTCATGCAACACGCTCCTCTCAAGTAAGCACTTTATCATTTCGAGCAATCAAACGTTCGTAGTAGGCCGGAAAAAGATCTAATTCTTCAGGTGTAAGCGTTCCAGAGACGAGTTCACCTGCATAGTGTCGCAAACTGTTGAAAAGGCGTACCAATGTGCCATTTAAGCTTACATCATTCTTCATTAAGTCCGACAGCGAACCCATAACATCAGGATTCACATTTGGGAACGTATATTTTGTTTGCTTATCTTTTCCGCTAATTGTATAAAAATCGCTAATCAGTTCTGAGCGAGCAGTTTGATTCCCGTCAATTGCTAAATAAATTTGGACCGCTACGCCTTTTGCCATTCTACGCTGTGAAATACCAGCGAATTTTTTCCCTTGAATGCTAAGGTCGTAACTTCCTGGACAATAAGAATCCTCTATTTCTTTCGCCTCAATGACTTCATTGCAATCTACGAACATGTCTTTGATAAGTGTAAACATCGTTTCATAACCACGCTCAATCGCAATTCCGCGTTCTGCATCCGGGAGCACCATCGACAAATTAAGTACCCCTGAATCAAGGACAACAGCTAAACCACCAGAATTTCTAACTACGACACGGTAGCCTCGTTCTTGCAAAAAGGTAATTCCTTTATCTATATCAGGTAACTTAGAATCTTGAATTCCAAGGGAAACCGTTTTTTCATGCACCCAACCGCGAACAGTAGATGGCGCCATTCTTGCTCCGACCGAGCGACATAGCGTATCATCTGTCGCAAATGATTGAATGGCATCGAAAGCTGGATTAATCGTTGTATTGTCAATAAATCGCCACACATCTTGTTTTAGTAAGGTGTTATCAATATTCATCTCTATGTCCTCCATGATTTTCTTTTTGTTATTATAGCATACCGACGCCGAAATTAGATGCTAATGGCTTAAAATAGCCATTTAATCATGAATATTAATTTTCTGACGGTTATTTGACTTTTTTTCGTTTAATGTTGAAAACTAGGGCAGTAATGATTGATATAACAATTGATTTGAGAATTATATCTTTTTTCATTTTCATCGCCTCATTTCCTTTCTCCTATTATAACAAACTTACCATACAAAAAAACCTAACTTCTGCAAAAGAAATTAGGTTCATTATATCTAAAAGCCTAGGGAGCTTTTTTAGCAAATATATTACCAGTGGTAGCGATCTTCATTGTCACGACTTGGGCGTTTTGGAGAATTACCCCACATGCGATAAAGCAGATATCCAATACCACCTAGTATAAGTACTGGGAATAAGAAGTGAAGCGTGATTCCAACGATATCAAGTACGATATTAAGTGCGATAAATCCTAAAATAACTGTAAAAAATATTTTCCAAAAACTGTTCATGATTTTTTCCTCTTTTCTAATTTTATTTACTACTTGCAAGCGGAACACTGTTTATTTCCTTGGCTTGGACGAGTAATTCATTATCTTGAACGACAATTTTATACTGTTTATTCTTTTTAAGTTGTATTGTTGACATGAAGTTAACTTTGCGACTGTTTCCTTGATTATCTAAACATGATTCTCGGAAAGAGTACCCTTTGAATTTTGACTTGGTAACTTCTTTTCCGTCGTTTTTGATTGTAACGTAATATGTATTTGCTGCTGATCCAATTGGTGCTGAAAATTCAATTACAACCATTGTTAATACAAAAATTGCAGCCAGTAAACCGAAAAGTCCCTTTTTCATTGTTTTTACCGTCCTTTTTTGTTGATAGGTTTATTATAGGGGAGATTCAAAAAAGGAACGAACGGCTCTAGGCTGAAAATTGGTACATCCTAAGTCTTATTTTCTTTCGGGTATAAAAAAGAGCCTAGTTTGGTTTAACTAGACTCTTTTAAATTAATTTTTTTCAATCCATTTGTAGTTTTCTGAACCGATTGGATACGTGGTGTAGTTTTTCAGATTGCTTTTTTGCAAGTACGCGCGGCCACCTTGGTATAGCGGGATAAGCACGGCGTTATCTTTCAGTAAAATTTGTTCTGCTTCTAGTAATGCTTGCCATCTTTTTTCTGGGTCTGCCGAAAGTTTACCCTTGGCTCCTAGGACTAGTTCATCGTATTTAGCATCCGAGAAGCCTGTGTGGTTCCCCGGGCTGTTTGTTAAGAATAGGTTGAGGTATGTGAGCGGATCTTGATAATCGCCACCCCATCCGCCTAGCAACAGTTCAAAATCCTGTGTCACATCAGCTTGGAAACTCGCTTGGTTTGTGACATTTTTTAATTTGATTGTTAGTCCAGGAAGGTTTTCTTCTAATTGATTTTGGATAAATTCTGTTTGTTTTCGTTGTAAGGACGTGTCGCCACTTGTTAACGTAAGTGTTAATTCGGATTTTCCAATTTCTTTCAAGCCTTGCTTCCATGCGTTTGTAGCTTCTTGTTGGTCGAACTTGAGTAAGTCGCCGTTTTGTTTGCGGAAATCTTCTTTTGTTTCAGGGTCAAACATGATATCACCAGGAACATCCCCGTTTAATGCTTTAGAACCATTGGCAAGTAGTGTGTTGACCATTCCAACCTTATCAATAGCCATCGCTAAACCACGGCGCAAGTTTAAGTTAGCTAAATCCGTTTTCACGCCATCTTTACCTTGGTTCATTTTCATATAGACAGAGCGTCCGGTTGCTTCTTTATGGAAGTTTTTATCGTCTTTGTATTGTTTAACAAATTCGCCATCAAGCTCTACGCGGTCCAATTTGTTTGTATTGTATAAGTTTAAAGCCGCATTAGTATCTTTTACGACAGTTACATGGATTTTTTCAGTTGGAACATTCTTTTTATCCCAGTAGGTTGGATTTTTAACGTAATCCCACGTCATATTTGTGCCGTTCCAATTTTCTAATTTATATGGGCCGTTGGAAATTAATGTATCGCTTTTAGTTCCATAACGATCTCCTTGTTTTTCTACAAACGCTTGGTTTTGCGGGAAGAATGTCCCCGTTGTTAGAAGTTCTTTAAAAATTGGCACAGGATTTTCTAGTTCGATTTGTAGTGTTTTCTCGTCTAAGGCTTTGATTCCAAGTTTATCTGGTGACATTTCGCCTTTCAAAATTGGAGTGGCATTTTTGACGATTTCCTCCATTTGCGGTCCGTATGCAGCGGCCGTTTTCGGATCCACCACTTTTTTCCAAGCGTATTCAAAATCATGCGCCGTCACCGGGTCGCCATTGGACCAATTAGCATCTTCGCGAATTTTAAAAATAAGTGTTTTCCCGCCATCTTTTTCTTCAGGTTCACTGGCAGCTAGAGCGAGTGCCGGTTTCCCGCTTTTATCTAATCGATATAACCCTTCAAAAATTTGATTGATTACTCGGAAACTTACGCTATTGTCTGCGAGTGTTGGACTTGCATTCGGAATTCCACTCGTTTCCATGATGTTAACCACTTTGGCTTTCTTGTCCGATGTTACTTTTTCATTTTCCCCATTATTGCCAGACTGACATGCTGTAAGTACTAGTAAACATAATAAACTGAGTGCCACTACCATTTTTCTGGCTGTTTTATGCAATATTTCTCCTCCTCTTTTTGTAAGCGCTTTTTGATTACGCAAAAAAATGACGGACTTCCTGCCAAATCCTCGCAGAACTTCCGCCACCATTATAAACCGAAACTGTATCAATTGTAAATATAAACTGTTATATTTTTATTTCTTATTCAGGTAAACTCCTGAACCAACAACAATAACACACATCGTCATCAACATTGCTAACATTAAGTAACTGGGATCATTACGCATAAACAAAGCAAGAATAAAACAGATTGTACCAGCTATATTAAGTGTAACAGTTGTGATTTTTCTAAGTAGGTTTCTTGACCATGCATCAATCTTTTTAAAACCAATCATCGTTAAAAATTTAAAGAGTTTTTTCGAGTATTGAATGTAAGCCGCAACAACGAACATGAATGCTCCCGCTGTGACTAGAGAAAATCTACCAGTCGGGATATCATAACCTAGCGCGTATACAATAATACTCATTTGAATGATTGTTAACAACACTAACAACAGTCTAAAACAATATTCAAATTCCAACAAACTTTCTTGATTCACTTTTTCTTTTCCGTAATATTCCGTTCCTGTAAACATAATCATTAAAAAAGGAATCAGAATTAAGCCGAGCCACTTTTGCATAAACATATCTGGGGAGAAGTCCGTACCGAAATGCACCGCCACTTCAGAAGGTAGTAGCGGATATAACACAGCAGAAATACCTACTGTGAAAAGAATTATCATACTAGGAAATATACCAACTTTCCTCATTCCCCTCACCTCTTCCAATATAATTACTGGCAGTAGGCGACAAGCTCCTCCCTTGTTTCGATAAGTTGCACTTTCTCGGTATTTGCTAATTGCTCTTTTATTTCATCAAAACCTTGTTCAGATAATGCACGTGTCGCTGGTAAATAGACTAATACAGAAAAGCCTGCCCTACTTAACTGTATAACCGTAGTTTTCACACAAAAATCAAAAGCTAAACCTCCAACAAGAACTAAATCGACTTTTTGTTCCCGTAAATACTCAAGTACTCCTGTTGAAAGCTGTTCGACAATATCGTGATAACAAGCACCGTACGGATGAATGTCCGGCTCCATACCTTTCCAAATAAAGTAATCATAATCAGTCACAACTGGTAAACCATCTAATAATTCAAAACCTTTTGTACCCGGTTCACAGTGCCTTACCCAAGTACGGTCTGCATTTGGATATTCGAGTTCAGCCAGCATTTCGTCTTTGGAATCGACTACCCATACAGCGTTTTGCGGATGCGCATCTTTACTACCAATTCGAAGAGAAGCAAGACTTGCCATAAAATTAAGTTCTGGCACAATTTTGTCTCCACCCGAAACAGGTAGTTCATCGGGACAAAGCGGCGTAAAACCTTTTTGTGCATCAATATCAAAAGCGGCAATTTTCATTTAATTTTCCTCCAAGTTTTTATACGTTAGTTGTGCAAACTGGCCGAAACGAGTTACTTCTTCTAGCTCTAGCGCGTGCTCTCTATCTTCTTCAAAGAGCGGAATTCCTTTTCCTAAAATAATGGGCGCAATCGTTATAACAAACCGATCTATCGCCTTCTCTTTTAAAAATTGTTGCACTAATTTCGCGCCACCTACAAGCCAGATTTTTTCACCATCAATGTTATTTAGCCATGTATCAACAGTGCCAGCAACAAAGTCAGCGTATTCGTCTTTTGTTCCAGCTTTCGTGTTGGAAAAAACGTAGACATCTTTTTTGCTATAAGGGAATGTATCCGTGAGGGAGAAAATTTGTTGATACGTCGTTCGGCCCATTACAACTGTATCTACGTTGTCAAAGAAGGCCTCATAACCCGCATCCCCTTCACTATCAATAGATTCTAACCATTCGACACTTCCGTTTTCATCCGCAATATAACCGTCCAAGCTAACTGCGATATATAGCGCAACTTGTTTTTCACTCATCATTACTCCAATCCTTTCACTACTAATTTTCCAATCATTTTTCCGGATGAGATGATTTTGTGAGCTTCTTCTATCGTTGCCGCGTTCACAGGTGATAAAACTTGATTTAATGTCGTTGTTAATTCGCCCCTATCTAACATTCGTGCTGCTTCTGTTAAAATCTCATGCTGTTTGATTTTATCTTCTGTATTATATTTCGAGCGAGTAAACATGAATTCATAGCTGAAAGTAGCACTCTTGTCTTTTAAAAGGCTCATTTTTACTGGCTCTGCGAGTTCTACAATAGAGCAAATTTTCCCTTGTGGGCGGATCACTTCTTGCATCACATCCCAGTGAGCATTAGTGTTATGCAAACATAAAATAAAATCAACACCCCGCTCAAATCCAAGTTCTTTCAGCTGTTTCGGGATATTTTCTCGGTGATTAATCACATAGTTCGCGCCGTGCTTCTTGGTCCATTCTATTGTTTCTGTGCGCGATGCAGTGGCGATGACTTCAAGGCCAGCGTTCGCAGCTAGTTGAGTCGCAATAGAACCCACACCACCAGCTCCATTAATAATTAAAATCGCTTTTCCTTTGTCATTTTCCGTAATTCCTAAACGTTCAAAGAGTGCTTCCCACGCTGTAATAGTTGTCAGTGGCATCGCAGCAGCTTCCTCTACGGTTAATTTCTCTGGCTTCAAACCAACTAACCGCTCATCAATTAAAGTGAATTCTGCATACGCTCCGGGTCTTGTGACGTCACCAGCGAAATAAATGCTCTGTCCAGTTTTAAATAGAGTAACGTCGCTTCCAATATCAACAACTTCTCCAACCGCATCCCAGCCTAAAACTCGAACTTCCTCTCCTGATAGCTTTGTTGCTTCACGTTGCTTAGTATCTACTGGATTGATGGAAATGGCTTTGATTTTCACTAGTAAATCATGACTTTCTGGTACTGGTTGGTTGATTTCTATATCCACGAAATCCGTTGATGCTTTCGTTAATCCTACAGCTTTCATTTGACAACACCTCTCGTTTCCTTTTCCCGAATTTCTTAAAATAATGCATGTTTAGATAAAAAAGCCTCCTCAAATTCATTGAGAAGGCTTTAAAACTTATTTTTCGTCAAGTAGTTCACTATCTTTAAATTTCATTTTCGCATGACAGGCTGGACATTTGATTTTCAACTTGCCACCATGTGAATGAGTATGGTCGCTATCTGCTTTTGCGGAAAGAAGCATTTTGCTCGCTTTTTTTAGTAGTGGGATAGCGATAATAACACCGATGATTGTGAACATTGCTAGAACCCCGATAAATACTAAGGTTACGGCAACTACAGCGATAAAAGTTTTTTTCAAAAAATGACCTAAATCAACTTGTTCTTCCATCTAAACCAACTCCTCTAATTGATATGTTCATCATATCATGAAGCGGCATTAATTGCAGTGATGATGATGAGCATGATTTCCTTCAAGTTGAATCGTACTATGTTCCAAT comes from Listeria monocytogenes and encodes:
- the rpoE gene encoding DNA-directed RNA polymerase subunit delta — protein: MDLKNLTQEERSELSLIDVAHFILEQRKETILFPELVKEIQAFLGLKDAEIRERLVQFYTDMNIDGNFISLGNNTWGLRAWYPMDAIDEEVQTQTTPKKKRKSDDDDDEDEEILDDDVDYDDEEIVEELGEEEISLADVLLDEEEDDDDHLPDGIEGDLATVEDDYTDGDYTEDPEDK
- the argS gene encoding arginine--tRNA ligase — translated: MNVMQENQIKLIAHIKQAVVQAVGLEEAEVPEILLEVPKDKKHGDYSTNIAMQLARVAKKAPRQIAESIVPELKKDNKLIKEVEIAGPGFINFYLDNAYLTDLVPVILTEDKQYGESDFGKGEKFQIEFVSANPTGDLHLGHARGAAIGDSLANIMKMAGFDVSREYYINDAGNQINNLVLSAEARYFEALGLDSEFPEDGYRGADIISLGKDLAAKYGDKYVHTSEEERRSVFRVDALAFETGKLRADLEEFRVSFDEWFSETSLYEENKVLPALERLRENGYIYEQDGATWLRTTDFEDDKDRVLIKSDGSYTYFLPDIAYHLNKLERGFDVLIDIWGADHHGYIPRMRAAIEALGYSPNQLEVEIIQLVHLFEDGVQVKMSKRTGKSVTMRDLIEEVGLDATRYFFAMRSSDTHMNFDMSLAKSTSNDNPVYYVQYAHARISSILRSGKEQGLEVTKDADMRLLQTEAEYDLLKVLGEFADVVAEAATKRAPHRIVRYLNDLASAFHRFYNSNKVLDMDNLEVTKARLALIKTAQITLRNGLTLLGVSAPEKM
- a CDS encoding DUF1934 domain-containing protein; this encodes MTANQMERKKVTIHITNVIRQMDAEEKSDMSVSGVFYRDKGNRYLHYEEKQLAGTIRTVLKIADNELLLMRSGAVNMRMHFFRDNRRSTASVDSGAGKLQLESELVSMEELYENKPDVLSEVAFQYDLLSHGEYIGSYTVLMKIEEDAE
- a CDS encoding site-2 protease family protein codes for the protein MPSFLAYPLEMIPYVLVTLLIAFTIHEWAHALVALAFGDDTAKNQGRLSLNPVVHIDLFGLLMILIAGFGWAKPTPVNRFKLKKRRLGSILVSLAGPVSNLLLAMIGVGFYALFLNYSFFTYGSVAETFLMIFVQLNLVLFVFNLIPLPPLDGYQILVEFLPMSARAKLEPLERYAMLIFLVVALTPISEFTIQPIFNTVIPFVLNVILTIFGLTSV
- a CDS encoding 2-hydroxymuconate tautomerase: MPFVTIQFLEGRSDDQKKALVSEVTEVVSKNLKAPKENIHVILEEMKKTDYGVGGIRKSDI
- a CDS encoding HD domain-containing protein, which codes for MSYLTEKLLEEKVFKDPVHGYVHVSDKIIWDLIATKEFQRLRRIHQLGTTSLTFHGAEHSRFNHSLGVYEIVRQIIDVTFANEPQLDPEERMVALCAALLHDLGHGPFSHAFEKVFGTDHEAYTQEIIIGDTEVSDVLMRIGEEFPLKVAAIIKKNYPNQTLVKLISSQIDADRMDYLLRDAYYTGVSYGKFDIERILRVLRPSPDGNGVIVKYSGMHAVEDYIMSRYQMYQQVYFHPVSRSGEVLLWKILERAKKLYCAGYEFQVTPIQVLPFFVNEVSLKEYVVLDDIVLMYYFSIWQEEEDPILSDLCSRFLNRRLLRYINYDPKEDAELYTELKGLLEKADIDPSYYLVIDSSSDLPYDYYLPGVGSGKDPIKLLMGNGELRELSTESPVVEAIGRERRTDIKLYYPLDFIESGDVDQAITERMIALIHAHSLKEK
- the lipL gene encoding lipoyl-[GcvH]:protein N-lipoyltransferase, with protein sequence MNIDNTLLKQDVWRFIDNTTINPAFDAIQSFATDDTLCRSVGARMAPSTVRGWVHEKTVSLGIQDSKLPDIDKGITFLQERGYRVVVRNSGGLAVVLDSGVLNLSMVLPDAERGIAIERGYETMFTLIKDMFVDCNEVIEAKEIEDSYCPGSYDLSIQGKKFAGISQRRMAKGVAVQIYLAIDGNQTARSELISDFYTISGKDKQTKYTFPNVNPDVMGSLSDLMKNDVSLNGTLVRLFNSLRHYAGELVSGTLTPEELDLFPAYYERLIARNDKVLT
- a CDS encoding YxeA family protein; translation: MKKGLFGLLAAIFVLTMVVIEFSAPIGSAANTYYVTIKNDGKEVTKSKFKGYSFRESCLDNQGNSRKVNFMSTIQLKKNKQYKIVVQDNELLVQAKEINSVPLASSK
- a CDS encoding peptide ABC transporter substrate-binding protein codes for the protein MHKTARKMVVALSLLCLLVLTACQSGNNGENEKVTSDKKAKVVNIMETSGIPNASPTLADNSVSFRVINQIFEGLYRLDKSGKPALALAASEPEEKDGGKTLIFKIREDANWSNGDPVTAHDFEYAWKKVVDPKTAAAYGPQMEEIVKNATPILKGEMSPDKLGIKALDEKTLQIELENPVPIFKELLTTGTFFPQNQAFVEKQGDRYGTKSDTLISNGPYKLENWNGTNMTWDYVKNPTYWDKKNVPTEKIHVTVVKDTNAALNLYNTNKLDRVELDGEFVKQYKDDKNFHKEATGRSVYMKMNQGKDGVKTDLANLNLRRGLAMAIDKVGMVNTLLANGSKALNGDVPGDIMFDPETKEDFRKQNGDLLKFDQQEATNAWKQGLKEIGKSELTLTLTSGDTSLQRKQTEFIQNQLEENLPGLTIKLKNVTNQASFQADVTQDFELLLGGWGGDYQDPLTYLNLFLTNSPGNHTGFSDAKYDELVLGAKGKLSADPEKRWQALLEAEQILLKDNAVLIPLYQGGRAYLQKSNLKNYTTYPIGSENYKWIEKN
- a CDS encoding SdpI family protein, encoding MRKVGIFPSMIILFTVGISAVLYPLLPSEVAVHFGTDFSPDMFMQKWLGLILIPFLMIMFTGTEYYGKEKVNQESLLEFEYCFRLLLVLLTIIQMSIIVYALGYDIPTGRFSLVTAGAFMFVVAAYIQYSKKLFKFLTMIGFKKIDAWSRNLLRKITTVTLNIAGTICFILALFMRNDPSYLMLAMLMTMCVIVVGSGVYLNKK
- a CDS encoding nicotinamidase, with protein sequence MKIAAFDIDAQKGFTPLCPDELPVSGGDKIVPELNFMASLASLRIGSKDAHPQNAVWVVDSKDEMLAELEYPNADRTWVRHCEPGTKGFELLDGLPVVTDYDYFIWKGMEPDIHPYGACYHDIVEQLSTGVLEYLREQKVDLVLVGGLAFDFCVKTTVIQLSRAGFSVLVYLPATRALSEQGFDEIKEQLANTEKVQLIETREELVAYCQ